A single window of Sulfurimonas crateris DNA harbors:
- a CDS encoding flagellar hook-basal body protein: MQSGYYSAAAGMVTQFNRLDTIANNLANVNTVGFKEDNLIVGDFMRLYKEARDELPNANHTKEAAQFLNRAMNKAPQVVDAYTDHSLGDMQKSNNPLDMALSREGLFFLVKTPDGVRFTRDGSFTRDDQGRLITKSGYEVLPSDYFESKQPIVLNQEDSIIEIDKNGQIYANVPNSANFAPNAKLFVAHPDNIAFLKKEGDNLYRYDGEEELKSLEESGAVMQGFVEKSNVNAVKMMTQLIETNRLVGMYQKAMDTQMNDMNRDAIEKIARKS; the protein is encoded by the coding sequence ATGCAGAGCGGATATTACTCAGCAGCAGCAGGTATGGTTACCCAGTTTAACCGTTTAGATACTATAGCAAACAACCTTGCCAACGTAAATACTGTAGGTTTTAAAGAGGACAATCTCATTGTTGGTGACTTTATGCGCCTATACAAAGAAGCAAGAGATGAACTCCCCAATGCAAACCACACTAAAGAGGCAGCACAGTTTTTAAATAGAGCAATGAACAAAGCTCCTCAAGTTGTTGATGCATATACAGACCACTCTTTAGGTGATATGCAAAAGAGTAACAACCCTTTAGATATGGCTTTATCAAGGGAGGGGCTTTTCTTTTTGGTAAAAACACCTGACGGAGTCAGATTTACAAGAGACGGATCCTTTACAAGAGACGATCAGGGAAGACTTATAACAAAAAGCGGCTACGAAGTGCTTCCAAGCGACTATTTTGAATCAAAACAGCCAATAGTATTAAATCAGGAAGATAGCATAATCGAGATAGATAAAAATGGACAGATCTATGCAAATGTGCCTAACAGTGCCAATTTTGCTCCAAATGCAAAACTATTTGTAGCACATCCTGACAATATAGCTTTTTTGAAAAAAGAGGGTGACAATCTCTACCGCTATGACGGCGAAGAGGAGTTAAAAAGCCTTGAAGAGAGCGGAGCCGTTATGCAGGGTTTTGTAGAGAAGAGCAATGTAAATGCCGTAAAGATGATGACACAGCTTATAGAGACAAACCGTTTGGTAGGGATGTATCAAAAAGCGATGGACACACAGATGAACGATATGAACCGCGATGCAATTGAAAAAATTGCCAGAAAATCTTAA
- the rpoD gene encoding RNA polymerase sigma factor RpoD, with the protein MTAKELNKAIESFFTNQKPKECLTYESLIELFDKQPTNAQAANIFKLIQKHKACIYTASEHAKLLNDKEAEARRSAQRKMIENNETDSFDILKEHELLEWSRSDSPVRMYLREMGQIPLLTKEEEIEISKKIEGGESIIIDAICSVPYLIEFILDYKEPLINRERRVKELFKSFEDEKDDDSDDNDDSDNDNDDIDDEDAEKPLTVKDKSRVEKVTTSFKALEKAKKEWVKLTEKAPENLDGEVTPDIIHYFLSVTFKKSILKEKLLDLGPTSKLINELVKAMETALKSDEGYDKELKRLEYKLPLFNSTLKANHKILVEKICDLNKEDIAAMVPEATMVSTYMEIKKLVQTKEASKNSFDMEPEKLADILEQIKRGKNISEISKTKMAKSNLRLVVSIAKRYTNRGLPFLDLIQEGNIGLMKAVDKFEYQKGYKFSTYATWWIRQAISRAIADQARTIRIPIHMIETINRINKIMRKHLQEHGREPDVEIIAQEVGLSVEKVKNVIKITKEPISLEAPIGSEDDGRFGDFIEDKSSLSPSDSILKDDLRVQIENVLEQLNEREKAVIKLRFGIMDDESDRTLEEIGKELSVTRERVRQIESSAIKKLKHPKVGRKLKNYIEE; encoded by the coding sequence ATGACAGCTAAAGAACTCAACAAAGCTATCGAATCATTCTTTACCAATCAAAAACCAAAAGAGTGTCTAACCTACGAATCTTTAATAGAACTTTTTGACAAGCAGCCCACAAATGCACAAGCCGCAAATATATTTAAACTTATACAAAAGCACAAAGCTTGTATTTATACGGCATCAGAGCATGCAAAGCTTCTAAACGACAAAGAGGCAGAGGCTAGAAGAAGCGCTCAAAGAAAGATGATCGAGAACAATGAAACGGACAGCTTCGACATCTTAAAAGAGCATGAACTCCTAGAGTGGTCACGCTCAGACTCTCCCGTTCGTATGTATCTACGTGAAATGGGGCAAATTCCGCTTTTAACAAAGGAGGAAGAGATAGAGATCTCTAAAAAGATAGAGGGCGGAGAGAGTATCATTATTGACGCTATCTGTTCGGTTCCATACCTAATAGAGTTTATTTTAGATTACAAAGAGCCTCTTATAAACCGTGAGAGAAGAGTCAAAGAGCTATTTAAAAGCTTTGAAGATGAAAAAGATGACGACAGTGACGATAACGACGACTCAGACAACGACAATGACGACATCGATGATGAAGATGCGGAAAAGCCACTGACGGTAAAAGACAAAAGCAGGGTTGAAAAAGTCACAACAAGCTTTAAAGCTTTGGAAAAAGCGAAAAAAGAGTGGGTAAAACTGACTGAAAAGGCACCTGAGAACCTTGATGGTGAAGTTACTCCGGATATTATCCACTACTTTTTATCGGTTACTTTCAAAAAAAGCATCCTAAAAGAGAAGCTGCTAGACCTTGGTCCTACATCTAAGCTTATAAATGAACTTGTAAAAGCTATGGAGACCGCACTTAAGAGTGATGAGGGTTACGACAAAGAGCTTAAGAGATTAGAGTATAAACTTCCACTCTTTAACTCTACGCTAAAAGCAAATCATAAGATCTTGGTAGAAAAAATTTGTGATCTAAACAAAGAAGATATTGCTGCTATGGTTCCTGAAGCTACTATGGTAAGTACATATATGGAGATCAAAAAGCTTGTACAGACCAAAGAGGCTTCAAAAAACAGCTTTGATATGGAACCTGAAAAACTAGCAGATATTCTAGAGCAGATAAAACGCGGTAAAAACATCTCTGAAATATCAAAAACAAAGATGGCAAAATCTAACTTAAGACTTGTCGTCTCTATTGCAAAGAGATATACAAACCGTGGACTTCCGTTCCTCGACTTGATACAAGAGGGAAATATAGGTCTTATGAAAGCAGTTGACAAGTTTGAGTACCAAAAAGGGTATAAATTCTCAACTTATGCAACATGGTGGATCCGTCAGGCTATTTCGCGTGCAATTGCAGATCAGGCAAGAACAATCCGTATCCCTATCCATATGATCGAGACTATAAACCGCATAAACAAGATCATGCGTAAACATCTTCAAGAGCACGGAAGAGAGCCGGATGTCGAGATCATCGCTCAAGAGGTCGGTCTCTCTGTTGAGAAGGTTAAAAACGTCATAAAGATCACAAAAGAGCCTATCAGTCTTGAAGCACCTATCGGAAGTGAAGATGATGGACGTTTTGGTGACTTCATAGAAGATAAATCATCACTCTCGCCTTCTGACTCTATACTAAAAGATGATCTTAGAGTTCAGATCGAGAATGTTTTAGAGCAGCTTAACGAAAGAGAAAAAGCGGTTATAAAACTCCGTTTTGGAATTATGGATGATGAGTCTGACAGAACACTTGAAGAGATAGGAAAAGAGCTAAGTGTAACACGCGAAAGAGTCCGCCAGATCGAGTCGAGTGCTATTAAAAAGCTCAAGCACCCTAAAGTCGGACGAAAACTTAAAAACTACATAGAAGAGTAA